One stretch of Streptomyces sp. R21 DNA includes these proteins:
- a CDS encoding LysR family transcriptional regulator, with the protein MTTDVHGRDLRYFVAVADELHFTRAAERLYVSQPALSKQIRALEGQLGVELFHRDRHGVALTAAGTELLPHARRVLGAWEEGAAAVERARAAQRSTLVVGMSTSPGRGGLLPAIRSRFTSAFPEATVRLKQVSWDDPTAGLADAATDVAFVWLPLPDARRYAWTVVAEEPRLVALPDTHPLAAREEVDFADLADEPFLALPESAGPLRDYWLALDARDGRAPRIGAEIASTEETYEALVAGLGVCLVAAGNAPLISLGGVTTRPVRGIGPSRYALAWRREDAGRPLVQAYAQASREPARR; encoded by the coding sequence ATGACCACGGACGTACACGGACGGGACCTGCGCTACTTCGTCGCCGTAGCCGACGAACTGCACTTCACGCGCGCGGCTGAGCGGTTGTACGTGTCGCAGCCCGCGCTGAGCAAACAGATCAGGGCGCTGGAAGGCCAGTTGGGCGTGGAGTTGTTCCACCGTGACCGGCATGGCGTGGCGTTGACGGCGGCGGGCACCGAACTGCTGCCGCACGCCCGGCGGGTGCTGGGGGCCTGGGAGGAGGGCGCGGCAGCGGTGGAGCGGGCCAGAGCGGCGCAGCGCAGCACGCTGGTGGTGGGCATGAGCACGAGCCCGGGCCGCGGCGGCCTGCTGCCGGCCATCCGCTCCCGCTTCACCTCCGCCTTCCCGGAGGCCACCGTCCGGCTGAAGCAGGTGAGTTGGGACGACCCGACGGCGGGTCTCGCGGACGCCGCCACCGACGTGGCCTTCGTGTGGCTGCCGCTGCCGGACGCCCGGCGCTACGCATGGACGGTGGTCGCCGAGGAGCCGCGCCTGGTCGCCCTCCCCGACACGCATCCCCTGGCGGCGCGCGAGGAGGTCGACTTCGCGGACCTGGCCGACGAACCGTTCCTGGCGCTGCCCGAGAGCGCCGGTCCGCTGCGCGACTACTGGCTGGCCCTCGACGCCAGGGACGGCCGCGCCCCGCGCATCGGCGCCGAGATCGCCAGCACCGAGGAGACGTACGAGGCCCTGGTCGCGGGCCTCGGCGTCTGTCTGGTGGCCGCGGGCAACGCCCCGCTGATCTCCCTCGGAGGTGTCACCACCCGCCCGGTCCGCGGCATCGGCCCCAGCCGTTACGCCCTGGCCTGGCGCAGGGAGGACGCGGGGCGCCCGCTCGTACAGGCGTACGCGCAGGCATCCCGCGAACCGGCCCGTCGGTGA
- a CDS encoding SDR family NAD(P)-dependent oxidoreductase — protein MNKVWLVTGASSGFGRAITEAAVAAGDVVVGAARRPEALGDLVAAHPDQVEALRLDVTDTAAAEAAVRDVVARHGRIDVLVNNAGRTHVGAFEETTEAELRDLFDLHVFGPAALTRAALPYMRERRSGAIVQMSSMGGQMSFAGFSAYSGTKFALEGMTEALVDEVRDFGIKVLIVEPGGFRTSLLEADRAGVSADSGVYAKVGVTRGFVSGGGGSQPGDPAKAAALILAALDADSTPLRLPLGDDGVSAVLGHLDQVREDIAPWEKRARDTAFDA, from the coding sequence ATGAACAAGGTTTGGCTGGTCACGGGTGCGAGCAGCGGTTTCGGGCGGGCCATCACCGAGGCGGCCGTCGCCGCCGGTGACGTGGTCGTCGGCGCGGCCCGGCGACCCGAGGCGCTGGGCGACCTGGTGGCCGCCCACCCCGACCAGGTGGAGGCACTGCGACTGGACGTCACCGACACGGCCGCCGCCGAGGCGGCGGTGCGGGACGTGGTGGCGCGGCACGGACGGATCGACGTCCTGGTCAACAACGCGGGCCGCACCCACGTCGGCGCTTTCGAGGAGACCACCGAGGCGGAACTCCGTGATCTGTTCGACCTGCACGTCTTCGGGCCCGCCGCCCTGACGCGTGCCGCGCTGCCGTACATGCGGGAGCGCCGGTCGGGCGCGATCGTGCAGATGAGCAGCATGGGCGGGCAGATGTCCTTCGCCGGCTTCTCCGCGTACAGCGGGACCAAGTTCGCGCTGGAGGGCATGACCGAGGCGCTGGTGGACGAGGTGCGGGACTTCGGCATCAAGGTGCTGATCGTGGAGCCTGGCGGGTTCCGCACCTCGTTGCTCGAGGCCGACAGGGCAGGGGTCAGTGCGGACAGCGGTGTGTACGCCAAGGTCGGCGTGACCCGCGGGTTCGTCTCCGGGGGTGGCGGCAGCCAGCCCGGTGACCCTGCGAAGGCGGCGGCGCTCATCCTCGCCGCGCTCGACGCCGACAGCACCCCGTTGCGCCTGCCCCTCGGCGACGACGGCGTCTCCGCGGTCCTCGGCCACCTCGACCAGGTCCGCGAGGACATCGCCCCCTGGGAGAAGCGGGCCAGGGACACGGCGTTCGACGCCTGA